AACGTTTGTTATGTTTGTTTTTTTACCAATAATTTCTTTCAGTGAAATTGCTATATCTTTAAGATTTTTCGGGATTTCATTATTGATATTTACTCCAACACCGATAATAACCCAATCGATTTTATTTCTAGTTATGGAACTCTCCGTCAGTATTCCCGCTATTTTTTTGTGACTTCGGACTTCGGATTTTGGGGTAACCATCACATCATTCGGCGGTTTAACCCAAAATTTGTATTTTTTTCCGACTATTTTTTTTAATGAGTCTATTATCGCCCATGCCATTTTCAATGTTAATAATGGAATTTTATCAGGACTTATTTTTGGCTTAAGAATTATTGAGAAGTAAAGTCCGCCTTTTTGCGAACTCCAGGTTCGTCCAAACTGTCCACGCCCTTTTGTTTGTTCTTCAGCGACAACTACTGTTCCTGATGGTGATTCTTTTGCAATTTTTTTTGCATAGTCCTGTGTTGAGTTGATTCTTGCAAATTTTATACATTTGCTCATTTGGTTAAATGATTAAGTGATTTTTAATACTTTATCCGACGGACAACAGATTTCCCAGTTGCTCATTTAGCTAAATGAGCAAGTATCTGGGTATTTAGTAGAATTCTAAACTTATATCAAGTGCAGGTGCGGAATGTGTTATTTTGCCGATTGAAATTCTGTCAGGTTTAAGTGCTGCAATTTTCTTCACAGTTTTTAAATTGATGTTCCCTGAAATTTCTATTTCACAGTTCGAATTTTTACGGATATATTTTATTGCTTTTTTCATTTGCTGATACCTCATATTATCAAGCATAATAATATCAGGTTTTAGCTTTACAAATTTTTTAACCTGACCGAATTTCTGTGCCTCGATTTCAATCTTTAAATTCCGAAACTGTGAAACTAAGAAATTAGGAAATTGGGAAATGAGTTTCAAATGGTTATCTTTGATCAAAACCATTTCAGAAAGATTCATTCTGTGATTGTAGCCGCCACCACATCTAACAGCATATTTTTCAAATTCTCTCAGAAGCGGTGTCGTTTTTCTTGTGTCGTATATTTTAACTTTTAATTTTTTACTTTTAACTCTCTCTACATATTTATTTGTGAGTGTTGCGATTCCTGAAAGATGCTGTAAAAAATTAAGTGCGGTTCTTTCACCTGTTAAAATTACCCGAGCGTTCCCTTTTACTTCGGCAATCACTCGGCCACTTTTTATTTCCTGACCGTCCTTGATTTTTTTTAGGAATATAATTTTTTTGTCAAGTTGCCTAAAAACTGTTTTCGCGATTCCCAGTCCGCAGACGATACCATTTTCTTTGACAACAAACCTTGCCGAAACGACTTTGTTTTTCGGTATCAGTATATTTGTAGTGATATCGCCTTTCGGCACATCTTCTTTAAGTGCAAGTTTGACAATCGTCTCTAGATTCATAAATTTTTTAATTGCTTAATTTTTGAATGTTTTCTAATGTTTGCTTCGCGTTTTCGCGTATATCTTTATTTTTATTTTTAAGCAATTTTTTAAGCGGTTCTATTGCTCTTGGGTCTTTGAGTTCGCCTAATGCCAATGCACATCCTGCATGGATATATGGATTTTTGTTCTTTAACCCAGCAAGTAAATAATCAGTTAGTTGCTCCCGATTGAAATTAGAATCGGATAGTTCTACCCAAACAAAAGGTATAGTCCCTATTGCTTCTATTAGATACGGAATTGCAGAATTATCTCCAATAGTACATAACGCTCTAACAGCACTCATAGCAGGTTCAGATTCAGTATCTTTTAGCAAATCAATCAATGGTTTTATTGCCCGGTTACTTTTCATTTTTCCTAGTGCTATTGCAATTTGACCACGCACTTCCGGGTCAGGGTCATTTAATTTCGCTATTAGATATTTGTCTGAATGACATCCTAATTCACCTAATGCAAATGCAGCCATTTTACGAACATCTTTATCTTTATCATCTAGTGTTTCTATTAGCGGTGTTGTCAAAAGAATGTAAGCTAAAACACTTATTAAATAATCGGTATCTGAACGAATTCTTGCATCTTTATCCTTCAAATCCTGACTCAAAGGTGTGAATAATCGCGGGTCATTGGTATGTTTTAGAACCGGGCCCAACACAAATGCTGCTGAATTTCGTAAATGAATATCTTCTTTTTTATTTATTATGATGGATATTAAAATTTCGTGAACATCTTCGCTACACATAGCGAAATTTCTTATTTTCTCATCACTGTTTATTGTTTCTATTATTTTTTTAACTGCTTCTATTCTTATGTTTTCATCTTGGTTTTTTATATCCTTAACTGGTTTAGCCAAATTATAATAACCATATACAATATGAGGAATTAAATTATTGTCTATAACAATGGAGAAATAAACTCCTATTTCTTCTCCATTATCAATAATGTTTTTTTCCCACTCACCACTTACATTACATTTGGCATATCTTACTTCATTGAATGCTTCGTTGATGTAACTTATATGGGGTTGGTCGTTTCTATCTATTACAAGTGAGGTGTTACCAATGTAATTGCTTATTTTAGTTCCCATTTTCTACTTTTTTGATTTTTTATAGCATATTTTAGAAATTTTCGTACACCCCCATAAAACACTACTACTAGATTATTATCTTCGTCTATCTTGATTGCGATTTGTTGTATTTCTTCAGGTAGATATTGGAGATTCGGATTGCGAAGTATTATGTTTTCATAACTCCATATGCCATCAACTTTTGTAAGATATTCTAATTCTCGCCCGTCACTAAAAATGATATGCGGAATATCATTTTTATCAAGAGTCATTGCCGTTAATAGATAATATTGATTTTCTACCAAATCATATTTCAAAGTTCCTGCTGAGTTATAAAAAATATACGGGTTGTTTTTAGTGCCAACTCGGATAACCGGATAACCGACTCTTTGGCCTTCTTCTATATTTGAAATACGTCAATCAGCATTACAAAAATTTAACAAACAAATAGAAAATATATAATAAACTAAAATTTTCTTCATAATTCTATTTTACCAAATTTTTTTTATATTTTCAATCAAAAATTGTGTATACATAAACAGGACCGAAACTACGCATCGGAAATACATTGGTTTTTTTGGAGGAACCGAAACGAAATGTATCAAGTATAAAAAATTGCTTTGTTGATTTTTGCACAGCAACGCCGAACATAATTCGTGAATTGTATTGAATAAGATACTGATATTCTAAACTCAATTTTTTATCCGGCGTAATATCCTTAACAGTTTGCGGAATACCCTGCGATTTAGTAAGAATGTAGCGGATTGCCTGATTTTTGAATTTGTAAGATGTCCCGTAATCGCCCGGCGCACCACCTAATTCATCAATCAGCTCGTAAAATTTAAAGATACTGAATACATTACTGCAGAGAATAAAAAAGGTGATAGTTATTATTATCGCTGTTCCTTTTTTCCTGAAAAATTTTTGTAAACTATCAAGAAAAATTGCAACCAAAATAAATTGCACAGGATATTGAATTACCAGATAATGCGGATAAATTCTTATCCGAATGAAAATCAAAAGAAATATCGGTGTTAACAGCCAGATAACCAAAATCAAAAAATTTTTTTTATTCTTGTCTTTAATAAATAATTTACAAATACAAAAAATCAGCCCTGCCAAAAAAAGAATTATTTCCAGATAATTTACAAAATTAAAAAAGGACAATTGAGAATAAAATTTTTCAGAATAGTTTCCTATCAGATACTGAAAATTTCCGCAATTTATATTTGTCAAAAAGTAAAAAAACACCGGCCTAACAGAGAAATTTTCTTTATATATTCCTTCAGAAAACGACTGAACAAAGTTTCTTAAATCCTCAAAATTATTTTTGTATTGAAAAACCAAATACGGAAGAAACAAAAACAAAACAATCATCAAACCCACAAACAGATATTTTTTATTGAATTTTGGTTTAACAACCCAACAGGTCAAAATCAAGAAAAATACACCTGCAATCCCCGAAAAGTGAATCTGGACAAGGCATGCTAAAAAAATCAGAATCCATAAAATCTGTTTAGGCTTATTGTCAATCAAAAATTCCAAAACAACAAGTAAAAATACGAGTGTAAAAAATGGAAGAAAATCCTGTGCCCAGATTTTTCTTGAATAAATTACTGTCCATGGTGAAAACGCAAATAGCGAACTAGATATTAGTGCTGTTTTTTTATTAAACAACTTGTTGGCTAATTTATAGGTAAGCAAAATTGTTATGGTATTCATCAGAACCACAAAAAACGCTCCAGCGAGTGGATTTCTTGAAAAAATAAATGGAACAGCCATCAGATATATAAATAATGGTGGATTATGAATTCCAACAC
The window above is part of the Elusimicrobiota bacterium genome. Proteins encoded here:
- a CDS encoding biotin--[acetyl-CoA-carboxylase] ligase — its product is MSKCIKFARINSTQDYAKKIAKESPSGTVVVAEEQTKGRGQFGRTWSSQKGGLYFSIILKPKISPDKIPLLTLKMAWAIIDSLKKIVGKKYKFWVKPPNDVMVTPKSEVRSHKKIAGILTESSITRNKIDWVIIGVGVNINNEIPKNLKDIAISLKEIIGKKTNITNVFNKITVVWQISHFSNEK
- the nadC gene encoding carboxylating nicotinate-nucleotide diphosphorylase; the protein is MNLETIVKLALKEDVPKGDITTNILIPKNKVVSARFVVKENGIVCGLGIAKTVFRQLDKKIIFLKKIKDGQEIKSGRVIAEVKGNARVILTGERTALNFLQHLSGIATLTNKYVERVKSKKLKVKIYDTRKTTPLLREFEKYAVRCGGGYNHRMNLSEMVLIKDNHLKLISQFPNFLVSQFRNLKIEIEAQKFGQVKKFVKLKPDIIMLDNMRYQQMKKAIKYIRKNSNCEIEISGNINLKTVKKIAALKPDRISIGKITHSAPALDISLEFY
- a CDS encoding HEAT repeat domain-containing protein; protein product: MGTKISNYIGNTSLVIDRNDQPHISYINEAFNEVRYAKCNVSGEWEKNIIDNGEEIGVYFSIVIDNNLIPHIVYGYYNLAKPVKDIKNQDENIRIEAVKKIIETINSDEKIRNFAMCSEDVHEILISIIINKKEDIHLRNSAAFVLGPVLKHTNDPRLFTPLSQDLKDKDARIRSDTDYLISVLAYILLTTPLIETLDDKDKDVRKMAAFALGELGCHSDKYLIAKLNDPDPEVRGQIAIALGKMKSNRAIKPLIDLLKDTESEPAMSAVRALCTIGDNSAIPYLIEAIGTIPFVWVELSDSNFNREQLTDYLLAGLKNKNPYIHAGCALALGELKDPRAIEPLKKLLKNKNKDIRENAKQTLENIQKLSN
- a CDS encoding glycosyltransferase family 39 protein → MRKDNIILGIILVVGFFLRVWHLDLMEFKQDEAFACLKATHIANFSEFPLAGLKSSVGIHNPPLFIYLMAVPFIFSRNPLAGAFFVVLMNTITILLTYKLANKLFNKKTALISSSLFAFSPWTVIYSRKIWAQDFLPFFTLVFLLVVLEFLIDNKPKQILWILIFLACLVQIHFSGIAGVFFLILTCWVVKPKFNKKYLFVGLMIVLFLFLPYLVFQYKNNFEDLRNFVQSFSEGIYKENFSVRPVFFYFLTNINCGNFQYLIGNYSEKFYSQLSFFNFVNYLEIILFLAGLIFCICKLFIKDKNKKNFLILVIWLLTPIFLLIFIRIRIYPHYLVIQYPVQFILVAIFLDSLQKFFRKKGTAIIITITFFILCSNVFSIFKFYELIDELGGAPGDYGTSYKFKNQAIRYILTKSQGIPQTVKDITPDKKLSLEYQYLIQYNSRIMFGVAVQKSTKQFFILDTFRFGSSKKTNVFPMRSFGPVYVYTIFD